The proteins below come from a single Candidatus Dependentiae bacterium genomic window:
- the recA gene encoding recombinase RecA, with translation MSDEKRKALDAAFAHIDKQFGKGAVMLLGQRPNQAVDVISTGSILVDSALGVGGFPRGRIVEVYGPEASGKTTLTLQAIANVQKSGGVCAFIDAEHALDPVYAQGLGINLDNLIISQPDSGEQALDIAETLVRSGAVDLLIIDSVAALVPRAELEGDMGDQHVGLQARLMSQALRKLTPIVHKSKTVIIFINQIRSKIGGMAFANNEVTSGGNALKFYASVRLDIRRIGTLKRGDEAVGNRVAIKVVKNKVAPPFRRVEVDLMFGVGIVREIEVFEIAVENKIIVQSGAWFAFRDEKLGQGKENSLKKLKEDEALFGKVYAEVEKVLVARSGGNSDSEES, from the coding sequence ATTTCGGACGAAAAACGCAAAGCGCTTGATGCTGCATTTGCTCATATTGATAAACAATTTGGTAAAGGCGCTGTCATGCTTTTGGGGCAGCGCCCAAATCAGGCAGTTGATGTAATTTCCACTGGTTCTATCTTGGTTGACTCCGCACTTGGTGTTGGTGGTTTTCCTCGCGGTCGAATTGTTGAAGTCTATGGTCCAGAAGCTTCAGGGAAAACAACATTAACGCTTCAGGCGATTGCAAATGTTCAGAAGAGCGGTGGCGTGTGTGCGTTTATCGATGCTGAACATGCGCTTGATCCTGTCTATGCCCAAGGTTTGGGTATTAATCTTGATAATTTAATTATTTCCCAGCCAGATTCTGGTGAACAAGCGCTTGATATCGCTGAAACATTGGTTCGTTCTGGTGCTGTTGATTTGTTAATTATCGACTCGGTTGCAGCGCTGGTTCCTCGAGCAGAGCTTGAAGGAGACATGGGTGACCAACACGTAGGATTGCAAGCTCGGTTGATGTCACAAGCACTCAGAAAACTTACGCCGATTGTTCACAAGTCAAAAACCGTTATTATTTTTATTAACCAAATTAGAAGTAAAATTGGTGGTATGGCTTTTGCAAACAATGAGGTTACTTCGGGTGGAAATGCGTTGAAGTTTTATGCGTCTGTTCGTCTTGATATTCGTCGAATTGGAACATTAAAACGTGGCGATGAGGCTGTTGGAAATCGTGTTGCGATTAAAGTTGTCAAAAATAAAGTTGCTCCTCCCTTCAGACGTGTTGAAGTTGATTTGATGTTTGGGGTGGGAATTGTTCGAGAAATTGAAGTCTTTGAAATCGCGGTTGAAAACAAAATCATCGTGCAAAGTGGTGCGTGGTTTGCCTTCAGGGATGAAAAACTTGGACAGGGCAAAGAAAATTCGCTCAAAAAATTAAAAGAAGATGAAGCTCTCTTTGGTAAAGTATATGCCGAAGTAGAGAAAGTTTTGGTTGCAAGGTCAGGGGGGAACAGTGATTCCGAAGAGTCCTAA
- the rpmI gene encoding 50S ribosomal protein L35: MMKLKTNSAAKKRFRKLGSGLIKRGKGFRRHHSWAKSSKQVRQLRAGVLVHENDHKSIARLLPN; encoded by the coding sequence ATAATGAAGCTTAAAACAAATTCAGCAGCAAAAAAACGTTTTAGAAAGCTTGGTTCTGGCTTAATTAAACGTGGTAAAGGTTTTAGACGTCACCATTCGTGGGCTAAATCATCAAAACAAGTTCGTCAGTTGAGAGCTGGTGTTCTTGTTCATGAAAATGATCACAAGTCCATTGCGCGTCTTCTGCCTAATTAA
- the infC gene encoding translation initiation factor IF-3, with amino-acid sequence MQGQGGTVIPKSPKGRPEVSDHGFFINDRIKAKEVRLITDDGSNIGVVTLDQALRMAQQKGLDLVQISENAAQVVVKIMDFGKFLYERKKQLNDAKKNQKVIQIKELKIRPRIEDGDYNIRIKQASEFFADGKRVKFTLQFRGREIPMMDKLGTALFERIEKDLVALDQGAIVSEKDSKGGQLWSKIFYLKEK; translated from the coding sequence TTGCAAGGTCAGGGGGGAACAGTGATTCCGAAGAGTCCTAAAGGTCGTCCGGAGGTCTCTGACCACGGTTTTTTTATTAATGACAGAATTAAAGCCAAAGAAGTGCGGTTAATTACCGACGATGGCTCTAATATTGGCGTAGTGACGCTTGATCAGGCGTTGCGAATGGCTCAGCAAAAAGGGCTTGATTTGGTTCAGATCAGTGAAAACGCAGCTCAAGTAGTTGTAAAAATCATGGATTTTGGCAAATTCCTGTATGAACGAAAAAAACAACTGAATGATGCGAAAAAAAATCAAAAAGTTATCCAAATTAAAGAATTAAAAATTCGTCCACGTATTGAGGATGGAGACTACAATATCCGCATTAAGCAGGCTTCAGAATTCTTTGCTGATGGCAAGCGGGTTAAGTTTACTCTCCAATTTCGTGGTCGGGAAATTCCGATGATGGATAAGTTGGGAACAGCGCTTTTTGAGCGTATCGAAAAAGATTTGGTTGCTCTTGACCAAGGTGCCATTGTGAGTGAAAAAGACTCCAAGGGTGGTCAATTGTGGTCAAAAATCTTTTATTTGAAGGAAAAATAA
- the miaA gene encoding tRNA (adenosine(37)-N6)-dimethylallyltransferase MiaA, which translates to MDNDKKITLILGPTASGKTALALSLFRSGGFCGIVNADASQVYRQVSVGVASPCEQELAIAPHYLYSFLDCKIRTFNAAQYRSMVEDLFDQLAPDDVPLFCGGSLFYVKSLFFRLQDSLPVHDKKKVERPIGFTDWEYLNLIDPVRSASIHPHDSYRIERALTIYNSSGVLPSSVSPVFDPVFKEKVRIIWVDLPDELLRKKISMRIASMLDNGWVTEVENLIGSEFESFARDEGALGYQDVYRWIVDGKQENMREQLIQTLEKKTWDYVRRQRKFWRSFKRTLEIYPEMVELVNK; encoded by the coding sequence TTGGATAACGATAAAAAAATTACTTTGATTTTGGGGCCGACGGCCAGTGGAAAGACTGCGTTGGCCCTCTCTCTTTTTCGGTCTGGTGGCTTTTGTGGAATCGTCAATGCCGATGCTTCTCAGGTCTACCGTCAGGTTTCTGTGGGTGTAGCTTCTCCTTGCGAGCAGGAGCTTGCGATAGCGCCTCATTATTTATATTCGTTTCTCGATTGTAAAATTCGCACGTTTAATGCTGCTCAGTATCGATCAATGGTTGAAGATTTGTTCGATCAGCTGGCACCTGATGATGTACCACTTTTCTGTGGGGGATCGCTCTTTTATGTCAAATCACTTTTTTTTCGGCTACAAGATTCATTGCCCGTGCACGATAAAAAAAAGGTAGAGCGACCGATTGGATTTACTGATTGGGAATACTTGAATTTGATCGATCCAGTCAGGAGTGCGAGCATTCATCCGCATGATTCGTATCGCATCGAGCGTGCATTAACTATTTATAATTCGTCTGGCGTTTTGCCCTCAAGTGTTAGTCCTGTGTTTGATCCGGTCTTTAAGGAAAAAGTAAGAATTATTTGGGTTGATTTGCCCGATGAATTATTACGGAAAAAAATAAGTATGCGGATTGCGAGTATGCTTGACAATGGTTGGGTCACTGAGGTCGAAAATTTAATCGGCTCAGAATTCGAGTCATTTGCTCGAGATGAAGGTGCTTTGGGATACCAAGATGTGTATCGCTGGATTGTTGACGGCAAGCAAGAAAATATGCGTGAGCAGTTAATTCAAACGCTTGAAAAAAAGACGTGGGATTATGTACGCAGGCAAAGAAAATTTTGGCGATCATTCAAGCGCACGTTGGAGATTTATCCAGAGATGGTTGAGTTGGTTAATAAATAA
- the rplT gene encoding 50S ribosomal protein L20, with the protein MSRVKRGVVTHRRHKRLFKMTKGYWGQRSNIFRRATETLLRAMAFAFKGRKMRKRDFRSMFITRVNAASRQHGLSYSVFIHKLNTAKVALNRKMLSQLAIYDPKAFEAVIAKVK; encoded by the coding sequence ATGAGTCGCGTCAAACGTGGTGTGGTTACGCACCGCCGTCATAAAAGACTTTTTAAAATGACAAAAGGATATTGGGGTCAGCGTTCCAATATCTTTAGAAGAGCAACAGAAACATTGCTTCGCGCTATGGCATTTGCTTTCAAAGGCAGAAAAATGCGTAAGCGTGATTTCCGTTCAATGTTTATCACCCGTGTGAACGCAGCAAGTCGTCAACACGGTTTGAGCTACAGCGTATTTATTCACAAGTTAAATACAGCTAAAGTTGCATTAAACAGAAAAATGCTTTCTCAGTTAGCTATTTATGATCCAAAAGCTTTTGAAGCTGTGATCGCAAAAGTTAAATAA